Proteins from a single region of Serinus canaria isolate serCan28SL12 chromosome 28, serCan2020, whole genome shotgun sequence:
- the TINCR gene encoding TINCR ubiquitin domain containing, giving the protein MDMLRRSLSRWKRYHIKVHLADEDLMMPLTVRPRDTVMDLRALLVREGITSWKKTFYYNSRQLEEHETLKEANIQNGSVLLLVSNKR; this is encoded by the exons ATGGACATGCTGCGCAGGAGCCTGTCCCGATGGAAGAGGTACCACATCAAGGTGCACCTGGCTGACGAGGACCTGATGATGCCCCTGACGGTGCGGCCCAGGGACACGGTGATGGACCTGCGGGCTCTCTTGGTACGGGAGGGCATCACTTCCTGGAAGAAGACATTTTATTACAACTCCAGGCAGCTCGAGGAGCACGAGACCCTCAAAGAAGCCAATATCCAGAATGGTTCTGTCCTCCTCCTTGTCAGCAATAAAAG ATAA